CCGGGTGGTGCAGGTAGCGCAGGGCGTCGCGCAGCGTCCAGGTGCCGTGCACCACCGCCTTCAAGCCGTCCAGCAACTCGGGGGGCAGGGTTTCGCTCAGGTCGGCGCGCGCCAGCCCGCTGGCCACCACCTTGCGCAGGTAGGCCTGGGGCAGTTGAGCGCTGGTCGGATACACCGGCGTGAGCGCATCGGGCAGTTCACCGCCGGCCGCGTGAAACGCCGGGTGCACCATGGTGCGGCCCATGAAGCCGCCACGCACTTCGCCGCGCACCCGCACCCGCGCGCCCACGGCCAGCGCCTTCTGGTGCGAGGGGTAGAAGCTGAAGAAGCGCAGGGTGCAGGTGTCCGAGCCGTCGTCCAGCGTCACCAGCAGTTGGCGGCGCGGGCGCAGACTAACCTCGCTGTGCGTGACCGTGCCCTCCACCTGCACCGTCTGGCCGTCGCGCGCATCGGCCAGCCGCACCACGCGGGTTTCGTCTTCGTAGCGCAGCGGCAGGTGCAGCGCCAGATCGATGTCGCGCGTGAGCCCCAGCTTGTGCAGGGCTTTCTGCGGGGCAGAAAGCGCCTTGGCGGGGGCGGGCTTGGCGTCGGGCATGGGACAATTCTGCCTGTCTTTTTATCCACCCCTTTCCCGACTTCCACTTGGAACGGGCCTTGTCCGGCCCTCAAGCAGCATGAATCCTTCCACGTCTCCATCGGCCCGCGCATTCACCGTCGCCGACTTCGATTTCCAGCTTCCCGACGAACTCATCGCCCAGCACCCCGCCGCCGAACGCAGCGCTTCGCGCCTGCTCGACGGCACGGGAGCGCAACCGGTGGACCGCATCTTTCGCGAACTGCCGGGGCTGCTGCAGCCCGGCGACTTGCTGGTGTTCAACGACACACAGGTCGTGAAGGCCCGGCTGTTCGGCGAGAAGGCCTCGGGGGGCAAGTTCGAGATCCTGATCGAGCGCGTGCTGCTGCCGCACGAGGCACTGGACGGCTCGGGGCAGGAGGTGGTGGCCCACATCCGCGTGAGCAAGAAGCCACAACCCGGTGGCCTGCTGCACCTGGCCGGTGGACTCAAGGGCGGCGGCTTCGACGCCGTCTTCCTCGGCCGCTGGCCCGACGAACAGGGACAGCTCTTCCGCCTGCGTCTGCAAGGCCCAGCCGGCGAAACGCCCTACGAGCTGATGGCGCGCCACGGCCACGTTCCGCTGCCGCCCTACATCACCCACGCGGACGACGCCGACGACGAGCGCCGCTACCAGACCGTGTTTGCCCGCGTGCCCGGCGCCGTGGCCGCGCCCACGGCTGCGCTGCACTTTGACGAAGGCGTGTTGGCCGCGCTCGAAGCGCGCGGCGTGCGGCGCGCCAACGTGACGCTGCACGTGGGCGCGGGCACCTTCGCCCCCATGAAAACCGAGCGCATCGAAGAACACGTGATGCACCACGAGCGCTACGCGATCCCGCCCGAGACCCTGCGGGCCATCGCCGACTGCCGCGCGCGCGGCGGGCGCGTGGTGGCGGTGGGCACCACGACCGTGCGCACGCTGGAGAGCTGGGCGCGCTCGGGCGAGACCACGGGCGACACCAACATCTTCATCACCCCGGGTTTTCGGTTTCGGGTGGTGGACGTGCTGGTGACCAACTTCCACCTGCCCAAGAGCACGCTGATGATGCTGGTGAGCGCCTTCACCGGCCACGAACACGTGATGGCGCTCTACCGCCACGCGGTGGCGCAGGGTTACCGCTTCTTCAGCTATGGCGACGCGATGCTGCTGCACAAAACACCGGTGCCTGGCCAGTCCACTCTGTAACATTTGCTGGCATTTTTCTCAGGTTCGTAACGAGCCCACCCGGCACAATCGCCCCCCAACATCCCAACCCGCACCGAGTGGCCACGTGATCGAAATCTTTCTCCGCCTGGGCCTGGCCCTGATCGTTTCGCTCGGACTGGCCGTGCTGCTGGCCTGGGGCTGGGACAGCTCGGAACGCAGCGCGGCGGGCGACGAAACGATCCAGCTCAGCGCCGACACTCCCCTCGCGCCGAAGCGCTGAGCCAGCCCCCACGCGCCGGCTCCCTAAAATCGGCCGATGCGCTCCCCAGGGCTCCCGGCCCATCCGCTTCCTCTCCACCCGCACGCCCCCGGCCCCATGCCAGCCCCGAGCGCAGGCAACGCATGGTGGCGGGTTGGCCTGTGGCGCACCCTGGCCGGGGTCGCCCTGGCTGGCCTGGGTCTGACGCCCCTGGCCCAGGCCGCCCCCACACCGCTCTACACCCCGCAAGGCCAGTGCGCCGGCCACCCCGGCGTGGCGCTCACCGTGCCGCCGGGCTGGTGCGTGGGCCTGGTGGCCGACGCCCGCGACGGCCTGCGCATGCCGCGGCGCCTGTTGGAGGTGGCGCCGGGCCGGTTCTGGATCGTGGACATGGGCAGCTGGGAGCCGCGCCGGGGCCGGCTGCTCGAACTGCGCAGCGCCGGCCAGCCCGGCGAACCCGGGCGGCTGCGCACCCTGGCCAGCGGGCTGGACCGGCCGCACGCCCTGGTGCGCGGGCCCGACGGCAAGATCTACGTCGGCGAGGCCGGCAGCATCTGGCGCACGCCCGTGGGCGAGACGGTGCAGCGCGAAGACCTGATCACCGGCCTGCCCGCCGACGGCGCGCACCCGCTCAAGGAACTCGCGTTTGGCGCCGACGGCCGGCTCTATATCAATATGGGGTCCATCACCGACGCCTGCCGCGACGAACAGCAGCGCCAACCTCAGCCCTGCCCCGAAACCGCGGGCACGCGGCCGCGCGCGGCGGTGTACGAAGCGGTGCTCGGCGGTCCCGGCTTCACGCTGCAATCGCTGCGGCCTTACGCCACCGGCTTGCGCAACTCGCTGGGGCTGGCCGTGGTGCCGGCCCGGGGGCGCCAGCCGGCGCGGCTCTGGCAGGCCGAGAACTCGGTGGACTACAGCGACGCCCAGGCCCCGGCCGAAGAGCTCAACGAACTGGTGGACGGCGCGCATTTCGGCTGGCCGTACTGCGTGAGCGACGCGCGGGCGCGCAGCGTGGTCGCCCGCGGCTACGAAGGCCGGGCGCGCTGCAGCGGCCCCACGCACCGCCCGCCGCACCAGGCCTGGCCCGCGCACGTGGCGCCGCTGCAGTTGCTGCTGGTGCCACCGGCGGGCGCCGGGCAGGCGGCGACGCCCTGGAGCGGGCGGCTGCTGGCGGTCTGGCACGGCTACCGCGCCCAGGGCCAGCGCATCGTGGCCTGGCGGCTGGGCGCCGACGGCCGGCCGCAGGGTCCGCGCGAGGACCTCGTCTCGGGCTGGTCGGCCGCACCGGGCCTGCGCCCGCTGGGCAACCCGGCCGGCGCCACGGTGGACGCGCAGGGCCGCCTGTGGGTGGTGGAAGACCGCAACCACACCGTGCTGGTGGTGGCCCCGGCCCCGGCCGCGCGCTGACGGCGCCCGTCGCGCCGGCGCGGCGCGACTGTTTCGGATTGAGACGGACACCGCGCGCCTTGACAAAGATCAATCCCGCGCCGGATCCGGCTGCTAGCCTGAAAACATTCCCAGCAAACCCACGGAGAAATGCCCCATGAACCGCCTCTTGATCGCACTGACCACCGCGCTGCTCGCTGCCCAGGCCTGGGCCGCTCCCGGTGACGACCAAATCCTGAAACTCGCCACCAACGCGGGCTGCATGACCTGCCACCACATCGAACCCGGCGGCAAAGGCCCGAACGGCCTGCCCCCCATCGGCCCGGCCTGGCGCGAGGTCGCCGCCAAATACAAGAGCCAGAAAGGTGCCCAGCAGCAGCTCACCGCCACCGTGATGGCCGGCTCCAGCCCCTACGAGAGCCACTGGAAGGGCAAGGTCAGCGGCCTGGCCATGCCACCCAACAAGGTGGTGGTGTCCGAGGTCGATGCCGCCAAGCTGGTGGCCTGGATCCTGGCGCTGGAGTGACCCCCTGCGCCGCTGACGCGGCTTCCCCCTGGAAGGGGGGCCGCGCTGGCGGCCCGGCGAAGCCGGTTCCTCGGCGTGTGCTGAAACAGACACCGGCTTTCCCGCCTGAGCACTCGGCGACAATCGCCCCCATGCTCCAGTTCGACCTGCTCAAGACCGAAGGCCACGCGCGCCGTGGCCGCCTCACGCTCAACCACGGCGTGGTGGAAACCCCCATCTTCATGCCCGTGGGCACCTACGGCACGGTCAAGGGCGTCATGCCCTCCAGCCTGGAAGACATGGGCGCCCAGATCATCCTGGGCAACACCTTTCACCTCTGGATGCGGCCTGGCCGCGAGGTCATGGCCAGCTTCGGCGGCCTGCACGCCTTCGAGCAGTGGCACAAGCCCATCCTCACCGACTCGGGCGGCTTCCAGGTCTGGTCGCTTGGCGCCATGCGCAAGATCACCGAAGAAGGCGTGCACTTCGCGTCGCCGGTGAACGGCGACAAGCTGTTCATGTCGCCCGAGGTCAGCATGCAGATCCAGACCGGGCTGAACAGCGACATCGTGATGCAGCTCGACGAGTGCACGCCGTACGAGACCAACGGCCACCTCACCACCGAGGCCGAGGCGCGCAAGAGCATGGAGATGAGCCGGCGCTGGGCCGTGCGCTCCAAGGACGAATTCGCGCGGCTGGAAAATCCCAACGCGCTGTTCGGCATCGTGCAGGGCGGCATGTTCGAACACCTGCGCCAGGAGTCGCTGGAAGCGCTGGTCGAGATGGACTTCCCCGGCTACGCCATCGGCGGCGTGAGCGTGGGCGAGCCCAAGGAACAGATGCTGCAGATCATGGCGCACACGCCGCACCGCCTGCCCGCGCACAAGCCGCGCTACCTGATGGGCGTGGGCACGCCCGAAGACCTGGTGCAGGGCGTGGCCGACGGCGTGGACATGTTCGACTGCGTCATGCCCACGCGCAACGCGCGCAATGGCACGCTGTTCACCCGCTTCGGCGATCTGAAGATCCGCAACGCCCGCCACAAGACCGACCACCAGCCGCTGGACAGCACCTGCACCTGCTACGCCTGCGCGGGCAAGAGCGGCGTGAGCTGGGACGCCGGCGGGCGCGATGGTTTCAGCCGCGCCTACCTGCACCACCTGGACCGCTGCGGCGAAATGTTGAGCCCCATGCTCGCCACCGTGCACAACCTGCACTACTACCTGAACCTCATGCGCGAGGTGCGCGAGGCGCTGGACGCCGGGCGCTTCGAGGCCTTCCGCGCGCAGTTCAAGGCCGACCGGGCGCGCGGCGTCTGAGACCTGCGGTGACGAGGATGCTCGCCGCCATTGCGCGCCTGCTGGCCGCTGCGTCCAGCGGATTGATCGTGGCCGGCTGCGCCA
This Hydrogenophaga taeniospiralis DNA region includes the following protein-coding sequences:
- the queA gene encoding tRNA preQ1(34) S-adenosylmethionine ribosyltransferase-isomerase QueA, encoding MNPSTSPSARAFTVADFDFQLPDELIAQHPAAERSASRLLDGTGAQPVDRIFRELPGLLQPGDLLVFNDTQVVKARLFGEKASGGKFEILIERVLLPHEALDGSGQEVVAHIRVSKKPQPGGLLHLAGGLKGGGFDAVFLGRWPDEQGQLFRLRLQGPAGETPYELMARHGHVPLPPYITHADDADDERRYQTVFARVPGAVAAPTAALHFDEGVLAALEARGVRRANVTLHVGAGTFAPMKTERIEEHVMHHERYAIPPETLRAIADCRARGGRVVAVGTTTVRTLESWARSGETTGDTNIFITPGFRFRVVDVLVTNFHLPKSTLMMLVSAFTGHEHVMALYRHAVAQGYRFFSYGDAMLLHKTPVPGQSTL
- a CDS encoding PQQ-dependent sugar dehydrogenase — protein: MPAPSAGNAWWRVGLWRTLAGVALAGLGLTPLAQAAPTPLYTPQGQCAGHPGVALTVPPGWCVGLVADARDGLRMPRRLLEVAPGRFWIVDMGSWEPRRGRLLELRSAGQPGEPGRLRTLASGLDRPHALVRGPDGKIYVGEAGSIWRTPVGETVQREDLITGLPADGAHPLKELAFGADGRLYINMGSITDACRDEQQRQPQPCPETAGTRPRAAVYEAVLGGPGFTLQSLRPYATGLRNSLGLAVVPARGRQPARLWQAENSVDYSDAQAPAEELNELVDGAHFGWPYCVSDARARSVVARGYEGRARCSGPTHRPPHQAWPAHVAPLQLLLVPPAGAGQAATPWSGRLLAVWHGYRAQGQRIVAWRLGADGRPQGPREDLVSGWSAAPGLRPLGNPAGATVDAQGRLWVVEDRNHTVLVVAPAPAAR
- a CDS encoding c-type cytochrome, which gives rise to MNRLLIALTTALLAAQAWAAPGDDQILKLATNAGCMTCHHIEPGGKGPNGLPPIGPAWREVAAKYKSQKGAQQQLTATVMAGSSPYESHWKGKVSGLAMPPNKVVVSEVDAAKLVAWILALE
- the tgt gene encoding tRNA guanosine(34) transglycosylase Tgt codes for the protein MLQFDLLKTEGHARRGRLTLNHGVVETPIFMPVGTYGTVKGVMPSSLEDMGAQIILGNTFHLWMRPGREVMASFGGLHAFEQWHKPILTDSGGFQVWSLGAMRKITEEGVHFASPVNGDKLFMSPEVSMQIQTGLNSDIVMQLDECTPYETNGHLTTEAEARKSMEMSRRWAVRSKDEFARLENPNALFGIVQGGMFEHLRQESLEALVEMDFPGYAIGGVSVGEPKEQMLQIMAHTPHRLPAHKPRYLMGVGTPEDLVQGVADGVDMFDCVMPTRNARNGTLFTRFGDLKIRNARHKTDHQPLDSTCTCYACAGKSGVSWDAGGRDGFSRAYLHHLDRCGEMLSPMLATVHNLHYYLNLMREVREALDAGRFEAFRAQFKADRARGV